A region of Takifugu flavidus isolate HTHZ2018 chromosome 2, ASM371156v2, whole genome shotgun sequence DNA encodes the following proteins:
- the scamp5b gene encoding secretory carrier-associated membrane protein 5 isoform X2: MCKKMYHLWMLNAATLVVNLIGCFVWMFGGGGVTNFGLAIIWLLMFTPCSYVCWFRPIYKAFRSDSSFNFMIFFFVFMAQVGISIIQSIGIPGWGVCGWLATISFFSYNILIALVMLVPTLMFTAVASLSFIAFTKIHNFYRGSGASMSKAQEEWTTGAWKNPHVQAAAQQAAMGAAAGSMQDQFSSPQYQDNQM; encoded by the exons ATGTGCAAGAAGATGTACCACCTGTGGATGC TTAACGCCGCCACGCTGGTGGtgaatctgattggctgcttcgTGTGGATGTTCGGTGGAGGCGGCGTGACCAACTTCGGACTGGCCATCATCTGGCTCCTCATGTTCACCCCCTGCTCTTACGTGTGCTGGTTCCGGCCCATCTACAAAGCCTTCAG GAGCGACAGTTCCTTCAACTTCATGATCTTCTTCTTTGTGTTCATGGCTCAAGTTGGCATCAGTATCATCCAGAGCATCGGCATCCCTGGCTGGGGAGTGTG CGGCTGGCTGGCTACCATCTCCTTCTTCAGCTACAATATTTTGATTGCGCTGGTCATGCTGGTTCCCACCCTCATGTTCACTGCTGTGGCATCTCTGTCCTTCATCGCCTTCACCAAG ATCCATAATTTTTACCGTGGCAGCGGAGCCAGCATGTCCAAGGCTCAGGAGGAATGGACCACAGGAGCCTGGAAAAACCCTCatgtccaggctgcagctcagcaggcgGCCATGGGTGCAGCCGCAGGAAGCATGCAGGATCAGTTCTCGAGTCCACAGTACCAGGACAACCAGATGTAG
- the scamp5b gene encoding secretory carrier-associated membrane protein 5 isoform X1 has product MAEPNFPPLPGFLPLKPCFYQDFEEIPEQHRSMCKKMYHLWMLNAATLVVNLIGCFVWMFGGGGVTNFGLAIIWLLMFTPCSYVCWFRPIYKAFRSDSSFNFMIFFFVFMAQVGISIIQSIGIPGWGVCGWLATISFFSYNILIALVMLVPTLMFTAVASLSFIAFTKIHNFYRGSGASMSKAQEEWTTGAWKNPHVQAAAQQAAMGAAAGSMQDQFSSPQYQDNQM; this is encoded by the exons ATGGCCG AGCCCAACTTCCCCCCCCTGCCGGGCTTCCTCCCGCTCAAGCCCTGCTTCTACCAGGACTTCGAGGAGATCCCGGAGCAGCACCGCAGCATGTGCAAGAAGATGTACCACCTGTGGATGC TTAACGCCGCCACGCTGGTGGtgaatctgattggctgcttcgTGTGGATGTTCGGTGGAGGCGGCGTGACCAACTTCGGACTGGCCATCATCTGGCTCCTCATGTTCACCCCCTGCTCTTACGTGTGCTGGTTCCGGCCCATCTACAAAGCCTTCAG GAGCGACAGTTCCTTCAACTTCATGATCTTCTTCTTTGTGTTCATGGCTCAAGTTGGCATCAGTATCATCCAGAGCATCGGCATCCCTGGCTGGGGAGTGTG CGGCTGGCTGGCTACCATCTCCTTCTTCAGCTACAATATTTTGATTGCGCTGGTCATGCTGGTTCCCACCCTCATGTTCACTGCTGTGGCATCTCTGTCCTTCATCGCCTTCACCAAG ATCCATAATTTTTACCGTGGCAGCGGAGCCAGCATGTCCAAGGCTCAGGAGGAATGGACCACAGGAGCCTGGAAAAACCCTCatgtccaggctgcagctcagcaggcgGCCATGGGTGCAGCCGCAGGAAGCATGCAGGATCAGTTCTCGAGTCCACAGTACCAGGACAACCAGATGTAG